In Anaerostipes hadrus ATCC 29173 = JCM 17467, a single genomic region encodes these proteins:
- a CDS encoding PadR family transcriptional regulator, which yields MVFNTGAALLDAVVLAVVSREEEGTYGYKITQDVREVLEVSESTLYPVLRRLKKDGCLEVYDKQYGGRNRRYYKITSVGIAQLSLYKEEWKQYSQRISGIFEGGERV from the coding sequence ATGGTTTTTAATACAGGAGCTGCGCTGTTAGATGCGGTAGTTCTGGCTGTCGTATCAAGAGAAGAAGAAGGTACGTATGGATATAAGATCACACAGGATGTAAGAGAAGTGTTAGAAGTATCAGAATCTACATTATATCCAGTATTAAGGAGACTTAAGAAGGATGGCTGCCTGGAAGTTTATGATAAGCAATACGGCGGCAGAAACCGCAGATATTATAAGATCACGTCTGTGGGAATAGCACAGCTTTCGTTATATAAAGAAGAATGGAAACAATATTCCCAGAGAATATCTGGAATTTTTGAAGGAGGAGAGAGAGTATGA